The following DNA comes from Papaver somniferum cultivar HN1 chromosome 4, ASM357369v1, whole genome shotgun sequence.
gtgCTCCGAGAAGATGGCATCTACATGAGGCCTCTAGATAATGTTATTTATCTAATGTGTGGACCCTGCACATCTCCTCGTATCTGCATCCAACTGCTCAGTAAACTTTATAGAGGGTTGCAAGAGTTCAACCAATCTAAAACGGAAAAAATTCAATACTGCAAACCTTGAAGATTTATGTCGGGACGATGTAGTTACTGTAAGTTAATTCTTCCAACAATGTAATATACATGGATTTCTAGAGTCGTGATCAGCGTTGCCATTGGCATGTCACTAATTTGAGAGTCTGGGAGGGGCTTTCATAACTACAAGCACTGGAATAAATATAAGTTCATTGCATACAATCTTCATGAACAAAggccaaagcaaaaacaatcaaGATTTACACAGGATGCACACTGCTTGTAACGCTATATGCAAGATCAGCTCATGCACGAGGCATCCTTACCGAGCAAACCCGCATCTAACTTGTAGTTTTAGGAATGATCCTCTTATGATTCTCACCATCACTGCTCTTGGCAGAACTTTGATCTGGAACCACAGTGTCGACAAGGAAGTCGAATATATCAGTTTCAATCACGGCAGATGCAACGTCCTCTTTATGTAATGTTCTTCCCTTGCCTTGAAGTGTCTTCATCCATGACCTGACTGTTATTTCTTCTATAAATAGTTCACAagcttttgaaaacaaaattggtgCTTCACCTGATATCATTTTTACGTCATCCCCAGATTTCTTCATTATCTTCTTTATTCTTGCTAATGGTAAAGAATGTGGACCTGTCTTACCGGATATACCACCGGAAAGCATTCCTGAATATACACCTGGTTGTCTCATTATTCGGTATCACACAAAGCTAAAAAGATGGTGAATATGTTCGATTGAATAAGAAAATtacaaaacttaaaaaaaaaaaattaaatttatttcTAATAGCTTACCGAATTTGATTTTATTATAGTGATGAAAATTCAGTTATATATAAGCTATGGTCGGAAGAGAAATGTGGGTTGAATAAGTTTGTGTAATTGATAGCCGGCTTGGCCTGCTAATTTCATGGCCGGCAGTAGTGGCATATAAATAATCCATACTTAAACTCTtactttggattttttttctttctttgagatCTTATTGAGAAATTGTCTAAAGCAATGACCGGATGAACGCCGACAGTCGATCACGCATTGAGTACTCTCGGCACTGCCTAAACTCTCAATGACAAACTTAGGAGCCAAAATTAGCCGGCCTGGATCACATCACTATAACTTCAGTTAATTAAAACAAATCGATATCAAATGTCATGACTGATTTTAGGAACGATTTtccagggaccatggttttttttgaagggaccatggttttattaggccaccttccctatagctataaggggtttcctaaagcattgaaatgactaacctat
Coding sequences within:
- the LOC113272168 gene encoding nuclear transcription factor Y subunit C-1-like; the protein is MRQPGVYSGMLSGGISGKTGPHSLPLARIKKIMKKSGDDVKMISGEAPILFSKACELFIEEITVRSWMKTLQGKGRTLHKEDVASAVIETDIFDFLVDTVVPDQSSAKSSDGENHKRIIPKTTS